In Janibacter alkaliphilus, the following proteins share a genomic window:
- a CDS encoding TetR/AcrR family transcriptional regulator, which yields MTAPTPRVQRMPRAQRRAQLLGAALTVFVDKGYHATAMEDIAEEAGVSKPVLYQHFPGKLELYTALLDEQCDRLEALVLEALETPGTHKERVYATIRAFFRFVGDEGFAFRLVFESDLTNDPGVRHRLDALEAQVADGIAARIAQDTGLPAELATLLGVGLAGMSQVSARAWLSHPGGMDLETAALAAGRLAWRGIGSFPPKESPDAITATTADEAVGGA from the coding sequence ATGACTGCCCCCACCCCGCGCGTGCAGCGGATGCCTCGCGCCCAGCGCCGAGCGCAGCTGCTCGGCGCGGCCCTGACCGTCTTCGTGGACAAGGGCTACCACGCCACCGCCATGGAGGACATCGCCGAGGAGGCGGGCGTCTCCAAACCGGTGCTCTACCAGCACTTCCCGGGCAAGCTGGAGCTCTACACGGCGCTGCTGGACGAGCAGTGCGACCGGCTCGAGGCGCTCGTGCTGGAGGCGCTGGAGACCCCCGGGACCCACAAGGAGCGGGTCTACGCGACGATCCGGGCCTTCTTCCGCTTCGTCGGCGACGAGGGCTTCGCCTTCCGGCTGGTCTTCGAGTCCGACCTGACCAACGACCCGGGGGTGCGCCACCGCCTGGACGCGCTGGAGGCGCAGGTCGCCGACGGGATCGCCGCCCGGATCGCCCAGGACACCGGGCTGCCGGCCGAGCTGGCCACCCTGCTCGGGGTGGGCCTGGCCGGGATGTCCCAGGTCTCGGCCCGCGCCTGGCTGAGCCACCCCGGGGGCATGGACCTCGAGACGGCCGCGCTGGCCGCGGGACGGCTGGCCTGGCGCGGGATCGGCTCCTTCCCGCCCAAGGAGTCCCCGGACGCGATCACGGCGACCACCGCCGACGAGGCCGTCGGCGGCGCCTGA
- a CDS encoding helix-turn-helix domain-containing protein, translating into MTKLWRQMLGDAIRGTRRERGERLVDVAETAGISPQYLSEIERGRKEPSSEMVEAVAEALGLTTLDLVRRAADESASATGPTTTSRLASVTSLRSDGSDGSDRTDRPERPDRTRASVLALAG; encoded by the coding sequence ATGACGAAGCTGTGGCGGCAGATGCTCGGCGACGCGATCCGCGGAACCCGGCGGGAGCGGGGCGAGCGGCTCGTCGACGTCGCCGAGACCGCCGGGATCTCCCCGCAGTACCTCTCCGAGATCGAACGCGGCCGCAAGGAGCCGTCCTCAGAGATGGTCGAGGCGGTCGCCGAGGCGCTCGGGCTGACCACGCTCGACCTCGTCCGGCGTGCCGCCGACGAGTCCGCTTCCGCCACCGGCCCGACCACGACCTCGCGCCTGGCGAGCGTGACGAGCCTCCGGTCCGACGGGTCCGACGGGTCCGACCGGACCGACCGGCCAGAGCGGCCGGATCGCACGCGGGCGTCCGTGCTGGCACTCGCCGGCTGA
- a CDS encoding aminopeptidase P N-terminal domain-containing protein produces the protein MSEEQTQAENRRRPTTQEFREYVAQDWAPRSDERPVRTEAARRAAVRREAVSAAHPGERLVIPAGGLTVRSNDTDYVFRPHSAFAHLTGLGADREPDAVLVMEPVDGGGHDATLYFRPMAPRDSEEFFGDPRYGEFWIGAGPTVEDIEAELGLTGAHVDGLVDAAAKDAGEITVRVVRDADRELTARLDAARVAGGATEETLAETDDALAHELSVLRMVKDDWEIEQMQAAVDATKVGFDAVIADLPEAVARGRGERWVEGVFGLHARHQGNGVGYDSICASGDHANTLHWIRNTGDVREGDLLLLDAGVELDSLFTADITRTLPVSGRFTDTQREIYEAVREAQAAGIAAVKPGNRFSDVHAAAIRVIAEHLHAWGYLPDGVSVEDTLDTEHGQYHRRWMVHGTSHHLGIDVHDCALATREEYMDAVLEPGMVLTVEPGLYFKADDLKVPEHVRGIGVRIEDDVVVTEDGCRNLSAGFPTTADEVEAWIAEVQAG, from the coding sequence GTGAGCGAGGAGCAGACCCAGGCCGAGAACCGCAGGCGCCCGACGACCCAGGAGTTCCGCGAGTACGTCGCGCAGGACTGGGCGCCGCGCTCCGACGAGCGACCGGTGCGCACCGAAGCCGCCCGCAGGGCCGCGGTCCGCCGGGAGGCCGTCTCGGCCGCCCACCCGGGCGAGCGGCTGGTCATCCCCGCGGGCGGGCTGACGGTGCGCAGCAACGACACCGACTACGTCTTCCGGCCGCACTCCGCCTTCGCCCACCTCACCGGGCTCGGGGCCGACCGGGAGCCGGACGCCGTGCTCGTCATGGAGCCGGTCGACGGGGGCGGGCACGACGCGACCCTGTACTTCCGGCCGATGGCGCCGCGCGACTCCGAGGAGTTCTTCGGCGATCCGCGCTACGGCGAGTTCTGGATCGGTGCCGGGCCGACCGTCGAGGACATCGAGGCCGAGCTCGGGCTGACCGGGGCGCACGTCGACGGGCTCGTCGACGCGGCCGCCAAGGACGCCGGCGAGATCACCGTGCGCGTGGTGCGCGACGCCGACCGCGAGCTCACCGCGCGGCTGGACGCCGCCCGGGTCGCCGGCGGTGCCACCGAGGAGACCCTGGCCGAGACCGACGACGCGCTCGCCCACGAGCTCTCGGTGCTGCGGATGGTCAAGGACGACTGGGAGATCGAGCAGATGCAGGCCGCCGTCGACGCCACGAAGGTGGGCTTCGACGCGGTCATCGCCGACCTGCCCGAGGCCGTCGCCCGGGGTCGCGGCGAGCGGTGGGTCGAAGGGGTCTTCGGGCTGCACGCCCGCCACCAGGGCAACGGGGTCGGCTACGACTCGATCTGCGCCAGCGGCGACCACGCCAACACCCTGCACTGGATCCGCAACACCGGTGACGTGCGCGAGGGCGACCTGCTGCTGCTGGACGCCGGGGTCGAGCTCGACTCGCTCTTCACCGCCGACATCACCCGCACGCTGCCCGTCTCGGGGCGCTTCACCGACACCCAGCGCGAGATCTACGAGGCGGTGCGCGAGGCCCAGGCCGCCGGGATCGCCGCGGTCAAGCCGGGCAACAGGTTCTCCGACGTGCACGCCGCCGCCATCCGGGTCATCGCCGAGCACCTGCACGCCTGGGGGTACCTGCCCGACGGGGTCAGCGTCGAGGACACCCTGGACACCGAGCACGGGCAGTACCACCGGCGGTGGATGGTGCACGGCACGAGCCACCACCTCGGCATCGACGTGCACGACTGCGCGCTGGCCACCCGCGAGGAGTACATGGACGCGGTGCTCGAGCCGGGCATGGTGCTCACCGTCGAGCCGGGGCTGTACTTCAAGGCCGACGACCTCAAGGTGCCCGAGCACGTCCGCGGCATCGGCGTGCGCATCGAGGACGACGTCGTCGTCACCGAGGACGGCTGCCGCAACCTCTCGGCGGGCTTCCCGACGACGGCCGACGAGGTGGAGGCATGGATCGCCGAGGTCCAGGCCGGCTGA
- a CDS encoding AAA family ATPase: MARAKKAAVIAVANQKGGVAKTTSVASIGAALAEQGKRVLLVDLDPQASLTFSLGIDPDAVELSVNEVVLGQAEIAESILEVDEHVDVLPSTIELAGAEAQLLTRPGREYVLSSVLDEVRTDYDVIILDCSPSLGVLTLAALTAATGLVIPMQAEMLSHRGVGQLLDTVKDVKRLLNKKLKIIGILPTMYDGRSNHSREVLEDLGTRYKLPVLSPPIPRTVRFAEAPAVGRSVLDTARRSKGAEAYREVTDSILAAL; encoded by the coding sequence GTGGCACGAGCGAAGAAGGCGGCGGTCATCGCCGTCGCCAACCAGAAGGGTGGCGTCGCCAAGACGACCTCCGTCGCCTCGATCGGCGCCGCGCTCGCCGAGCAGGGCAAGCGGGTGCTGCTGGTCGACCTCGACCCGCAGGCGAGCCTGACCTTCAGCCTCGGCATCGACCCCGACGCTGTCGAGCTGTCCGTCAACGAGGTCGTGCTCGGCCAGGCGGAGATCGCCGAGAGCATCCTCGAGGTCGACGAGCACGTCGACGTGCTGCCCTCGACGATCGAGCTGGCCGGCGCGGAGGCACAGCTGCTCACCCGGCCGGGCCGCGAGTACGTGCTCTCCTCCGTGCTGGACGAGGTGCGCACCGACTACGACGTCATCATCCTCGACTGCAGCCCCAGCCTCGGCGTGCTCACCCTGGCCGCGCTCACCGCCGCCACCGGGCTGGTCATCCCGATGCAGGCGGAGATGCTCAGCCACCGCGGCGTCGGCCAGCTGCTGGACACGGTCAAGGACGTCAAGCGGCTGCTCAACAAGAAACTCAAGATCATCGGGATCCTGCCGACGATGTACGACGGGCGCTCGAACCACTCCCGCGAGGTGCTCGAGGACCTCGGCACCCGCTACAAGCTCCCGGTGCTCAGCCCGCCGATCCCGCGCACGGTGCGCTTCGCCGAGGCTCCTGCCGTGGGGCGGTCCGTGCTGGACACCGCGCGCCGGAGCAAGGGCGCCGAGGCCTACCGCGAGGTCACCGACAGCATCCTCGCGGCCCTGTGA
- a CDS encoding DUF3107 family protein translates to MEVKIGVQNVAREIVIDAAGEQSEIEAAIQSALEGGHLVLTDERGRRVSVPAGALGYIEVGEPSRGRVGFGA, encoded by the coding sequence GTGGAGGTCAAGATCGGCGTGCAGAACGTCGCCCGCGAGATCGTCATCGACGCCGCCGGCGAGCAGAGCGAGATCGAGGCAGCCATCCAGAGCGCGCTCGAGGGCGGGCACCTGGTGCTGACCGACGAGCGCGGTCGTCGGGTGAGCGTCCCGGCCGGCGCCCTGGGCTACATCGAGGTCGGCGAGCCGAGCCGCGGCCGGGTGGGTTTCGGCGCCTGA
- a CDS encoding ClpP family protease: MSGSYLIPNVVARDSRGERVLDLFTHLLGERIVYVGTPVDEGVANAIIGQLLHLEATDPDRPIDLYLNSPGGAMNATLAVYDTMQLLRAPVATTCVGEASGSAVALLAGGARGRRTILPHSRVMLQQPKGGSRGAIPDLVVEADEILRLRREMEQVLARHTGRTPEQVRADSDRDHVLDAPAALAYGLVDEIVEPRGDEGPGGPGD; this comes from the coding sequence ATGAGCGGCAGCTATCTCATCCCGAACGTCGTCGCCCGGGACAGCCGCGGCGAGCGGGTTCTCGACCTCTTCACCCACCTGCTCGGCGAGCGGATCGTCTACGTGGGCACTCCGGTCGACGAGGGCGTCGCCAACGCGATCATCGGCCAGCTGCTGCATCTCGAGGCCACCGACCCGGACCGGCCGATCGACCTCTACCTCAACTCCCCCGGAGGTGCGATGAACGCGACGCTCGCCGTCTACGACACGATGCAGCTGCTGCGCGCCCCGGTGGCGACGACCTGCGTCGGCGAGGCCAGCGGCAGCGCTGTCGCCCTGCTCGCCGGAGGGGCGCGTGGGCGGCGGACGATCCTGCCGCACTCCCGGGTGATGCTGCAGCAGCCGAAGGGGGGCAGCCGGGGCGCGATCCCCGATCTCGTCGTCGAGGCCGACGAGATCCTCCGGCTGCGCCGGGAGATGGAGCAGGTGCTCGCCCGGCACACCGGTCGGACCCCCGAGCAGGTGCGGGCAGACTCCGACCGCGACCACGTCCTCGACGCGCCGGCAGCGCTGGCCTACGGGTTGGTCGACGAGATCGTGGAGCCGCGAGGCGATGAGGGGCCGGGCGGCCCGGGCGACTGA
- a CDS encoding PHP domain-containing protein codes for MIDLHTHTDRSDGTDTPTGLVEAALAAGVSTLAITDHDTTAGWAEAQAAADRLGITLVRGAELSTRCHGISVHLLAYLFDPDDTALATEMALTRDDRLPRLHRIVKRFVDDGFDLTWEDVEAEMAEGSTPGRPHVADALVTKGYAEHRNDVFSRWLHNGSRYYVPHHATETSDAVRLVRAAGGVPVLAHPFAASRGRVIDPDDVRHLTEAGLLGIEVRHRDHDAQEVARAADLAAELDLIPTGSSDYHGTGKHNRLGERTTAPESLERIEALASGTPVLRG; via the coding sequence GTGATCGACCTGCACACCCACACCGACCGCAGCGACGGCACCGACACCCCGACCGGGCTCGTCGAGGCAGCGCTCGCCGCGGGGGTGAGCACGCTGGCGATCACCGACCACGACACCACCGCGGGCTGGGCCGAGGCGCAGGCCGCCGCCGACCGGCTCGGCATCACCCTGGTCCGCGGCGCCGAGCTGTCCACCCGCTGCCACGGGATCAGCGTGCACCTGCTCGCCTACCTCTTCGACCCCGACGACACCGCGCTGGCCACGGAGATGGCGCTCACCCGGGACGACCGGCTGCCCCGGCTGCACCGGATCGTCAAGCGCTTCGTCGACGACGGCTTCGACCTCACCTGGGAGGACGTGGAGGCCGAGATGGCCGAAGGGAGCACCCCCGGCCGGCCGCACGTCGCCGACGCGCTGGTGACGAAGGGGTACGCCGAGCACCGCAACGACGTCTTCTCCCGCTGGCTGCACAACGGCAGCCGCTACTACGTCCCGCACCACGCCACCGAGACCTCCGACGCGGTGCGCCTGGTCCGGGCCGCCGGCGGGGTGCCGGTGCTAGCCCACCCCTTCGCAGCCTCCCGGGGCCGGGTCATCGACCCCGACGACGTGCGCCACCTCACCGAGGCCGGGCTGCTGGGCATCGAGGTGCGCCACCGGGACCACGACGCGCAGGAGGTGGCGCGGGCGGCCGACCTCGCCGCCGAGCTCGACCTGATCCCCACCGGCAGCAGCGACTACCACGGCACCGGCAAGCACAACCGGCTCGGCGAGCGCACCACGGCCCCGGAGTCGCTGGAGCGGATCGAGGCGTTGGCCTCCGGGACCCCCGTGCTGCGCGGCTGA
- a CDS encoding DEAD/DEAH box helicase codes for MTEHGTTLPETDPATLPEGEDAPQADVTDAVATDAPEAPTPTFADFDVDPDIVAALADAGIVHPFPIQAMTLPVALGGHDIIGQAKTGTGKTLGFGVPMLNRVEIDSDDRRPQALAVAPTRELAVQVASDLERAGKRRGIKVLTVYGGRAYEPQIEALTKGVHVVVGTPGRLIDLAQQGHLDLSAAKTVVLDEADEMLDLGFLPDVEKLMAMTPASRHTMLFSATMPGAIVALARRYMSQPTHIRAMSEDGDSRQTVKAIEQFVYRAHAMDKVELLARVLQAKDRGLTIIFSRTKRTAAKVADELADRGFAAASIHGDLGQGAREQALRAFRNGKVDILVATDVAARGIDVNDVTHVINYQCPDDDKTYVHRIGRTGRAGNTGIAITLVDWDDLTKWAVINKALDLGIPEPQETYSSSPHLYADLEIPEGAKGRLPKSQRTRAGLDAEEVEDLGETGKSSGRRSGGDRGGRDRGGRGRGGNRGGGRSGGGGQRQGERSSGGSDGDGGGDRPRRRRNRNRRRTRGGQSAPSTD; via the coding sequence ATGACCGAGCACGGCACCACGCTGCCCGAGACCGACCCCGCGACCCTGCCGGAGGGCGAGGACGCCCCGCAGGCCGACGTCACCGACGCCGTCGCCACCGACGCACCCGAGGCGCCCACCCCGACCTTCGCCGACTTCGACGTCGACCCCGACATCGTCGCCGCGCTGGCCGACGCCGGCATCGTCCACCCCTTCCCCATCCAGGCGATGACCCTGCCGGTCGCGCTCGGCGGGCACGACATCATCGGCCAGGCCAAGACCGGCACCGGCAAGACCCTGGGCTTCGGCGTGCCGATGCTCAACCGGGTCGAGATCGACAGCGACGACCGGCGCCCGCAGGCCCTGGCCGTCGCCCCCACCCGCGAGCTCGCGGTGCAGGTGGCCAGCGACCTGGAACGTGCCGGCAAGCGCCGCGGCATCAAGGTGCTCACCGTCTACGGTGGCCGCGCCTACGAGCCGCAGATCGAGGCGCTGACCAAGGGCGTGCACGTCGTCGTCGGCACCCCGGGGCGGCTCATCGACCTCGCCCAGCAGGGTCACCTGGACCTCTCCGCGGCCAAGACCGTCGTGCTCGACGAGGCCGACGAGATGCTCGACCTCGGCTTCCTGCCGGACGTCGAGAAGCTCATGGCGATGACCCCCGCCAGCCGGCACACCATGCTCTTCTCGGCGACCATGCCGGGGGCGATCGTCGCCCTGGCCCGCCGCTACATGAGCCAGCCGACGCACATCCGCGCGATGAGCGAGGACGGCGACTCGCGCCAGACCGTCAAGGCCATCGAGCAGTTCGTCTACCGGGCGCACGCGATGGACAAGGTCGAGCTGCTGGCGCGGGTGCTGCAGGCCAAGGACCGTGGGCTGACGATCATCTTCAGCCGCACCAAGCGCACCGCGGCGAAGGTGGCCGACGAGCTCGCCGACCGCGGCTTCGCCGCTGCCTCGATCCACGGCGACCTCGGCCAGGGCGCCCGTGAGCAGGCGCTGCGCGCCTTCCGCAACGGCAAGGTCGACATCCTCGTGGCCACCGACGTCGCCGCCCGGGGCATCGACGTCAACGACGTCACCCACGTCATCAACTACCAGTGCCCGGACGACGACAAGACCTACGTGCACCGGATCGGGCGCACCGGTCGCGCCGGCAACACCGGCATCGCGATCACCCTCGTCGACTGGGACGACCTGACGAAGTGGGCGGTCATCAACAAGGCCCTCGACCTCGGCATCCCGGAGCCGCAGGAGACCTACTCCTCCAGCCCGCACCTCTACGCCGACCTCGAGATCCCCGAGGGCGCCAAGGGCCGGCTGCCCAAGAGCCAGCGCACCCGCGCCGGTCTGGACGCCGAGGAGGTCGAGGACCTCGGGGAGACCGGCAAGTCCAGCGGGCGCCGCTCCGGCGGTGACCGCGGTGGTCGCGACCGCGGTGGTCGCGGTCGCGGCGGCAACCGTGGCGGGGGCCGCAGCGGTGGCGGTGGCCAGCGCCAGGGCGAGCGCTCCTCCGGCGGGTCCGACGGTGACGGCGGCGGCGACCGGCCGCGTCGGCGCCGCAACCGCAACCGGCGCCGCACCCGCGGCGGCCAGTCCGCCCCCTCCACCGACTGA
- a CDS encoding ClpP family protease, which yields MTTTPLHPSLDSRIQDELFFRRIVVLDGELDDSGGTRLISQLWVLAQQDSRKDVQLWISSPGGSVPAMMAIADTMDALPCRVSTLAMGMAASAGQFLLTAGEPGLRYALPHSRVLLHQGSAGFGGSAADIELQAEDLRALIDEVMRITATRTGQPFERVFEDAKRDRWFSAEAAREYGFLDHVVSDFGQIGAAA from the coding sequence ATGACCACGACACCGCTGCACCCGTCCCTCGACAGCCGCATCCAGGACGAGCTCTTCTTCCGCCGCATCGTCGTCCTCGACGGCGAGCTCGACGACTCCGGCGGCACCCGTCTCATCAGCCAGCTCTGGGTGCTCGCCCAGCAGGACAGCCGCAAGGACGTCCAGCTGTGGATCAGCTCCCCCGGCGGCTCGGTTCCGGCGATGATGGCGATCGCGGACACGATGGACGCGCTGCCGTGCCGCGTCTCGACGCTGGCGATGGGGATGGCCGCGAGCGCGGGCCAGTTCCTCCTCACCGCCGGTGAGCCCGGCCTGCGCTACGCCCTTCCGCACAGCCGGGTGCTGCTGCACCAGGGGTCGGCCGGCTTCGGCGGGTCGGCCGCCGACATCGAGCTGCAGGCGGAGGACCTGCGCGCGCTCATCGACGAGGTCATGCGGATCACGGCCACCCGGACCGGTCAGCCCTTCGAGCGGGTCTTCGAGGATGCCAAACGGGACCGCTGGTTCTCGGCGGAGGCCGCCCGCGAGTACGGCTTCCTCGACCACGTCGTCAGCGACTTCGGCCAGATCGGGGCGGCGGCATGA
- a CDS encoding glycosyltransferase family protein, which yields MNPRDELARQVTRARRAWQRTEGDPAARKEMGRTAVRRARKKVTAWRHGVRTTVALPAAEIPDGPVERPDLRVAVILDPFSEMAFRYEWDQVLITPYGWRAELEARRPALLFVESAWQGNRGAWRLAMSTERGPSAELVELVAWCREQGIPTVFWNKEDPPNYDRFIETARLFDQVFTVDADKIPTYVADLGHEKVGLLPFAAQPRIHNPVQRGPGRVREVAFAGTYFADKHPERREQMDVLLGAALEHDLEIWSRQQGDDPRYRFPARFARRIVGSLPYEQMLSAYTAYKVFLNVNSVTESPTMGARRLFELSAAQTAILSGPAASIEPFFGDTITVATEPEAARRDLKVLLEQDAYRDRLALRAHRRVFDEHLYRHRVDTVLASTGVAAREPDRSLSAVVATMRPHELERVAANLARQRHTDRELVLVTHGFEAPAGLVERWRDEHGLEAVTVVPAEGGLTLGACMNLGVAAASGRYVTKMDDDNYYGPGYLQDLVRAFDYTDAAVVGKWAHHVHLAATDATVLRFAHAEHRYTRLVQGGTIMTARDTLADIPFRDMPRAVDTTFLEAVHEAGGRVYSADRFEYVSRRAASTEGHTWGIGDLELLSRSSQLLFYGDPTAHVTV from the coding sequence GTGAACCCGCGGGACGAGCTCGCCCGCCAGGTCACCCGGGCCCGACGGGCCTGGCAGCGCACCGAGGGGGACCCGGCCGCGCGCAAGGAGATGGGCCGCACCGCGGTGCGCCGGGCCCGCAAGAAGGTCACCGCCTGGCGGCACGGGGTGCGCACCACCGTCGCGCTGCCTGCTGCCGAGATCCCGGACGGGCCGGTGGAGCGCCCCGACCTGCGGGTCGCGGTGATCCTCGACCCCTTCTCCGAGATGGCGTTCCGCTACGAGTGGGACCAGGTGCTGATCACCCCCTACGGGTGGCGGGCCGAGCTCGAGGCGCGCCGGCCGGCGCTGCTCTTCGTCGAGTCGGCGTGGCAGGGCAACCGCGGCGCGTGGCGGCTGGCGATGTCCACCGAGCGCGGTCCCAGCGCCGAGCTGGTGGAGCTCGTCGCGTGGTGCCGCGAGCAGGGCATCCCCACGGTCTTCTGGAACAAGGAGGACCCGCCGAACTACGACCGCTTCATCGAGACGGCGCGGCTCTTCGACCAGGTCTTCACCGTCGATGCCGACAAGATCCCCACCTACGTCGCCGACCTCGGGCACGAGAAGGTGGGGCTGCTCCCCTTCGCCGCGCAGCCGCGGATCCACAACCCGGTCCAGCGCGGCCCGGGCCGGGTCCGTGAGGTCGCCTTCGCCGGCACCTACTTCGCCGACAAGCACCCGGAGCGGCGCGAGCAGATGGACGTCCTGCTCGGCGCGGCGCTGGAGCACGACCTGGAGATCTGGTCTCGGCAGCAGGGTGACGACCCGCGCTACCGCTTCCCGGCACGCTTCGCCCGGCGGATCGTCGGCTCGCTGCCGTACGAGCAGATGCTGTCGGCCTACACCGCCTACAAGGTCTTCCTCAACGTCAACTCCGTGACGGAGAGCCCGACGATGGGCGCGCGCCGGCTCTTCGAGCTGTCCGCCGCGCAGACGGCCATCCTCTCCGGGCCGGCCGCCTCGATCGAGCCCTTCTTCGGCGACACGATCACCGTCGCCACCGAGCCCGAGGCCGCCCGCCGGGACCTCAAGGTGCTGCTGGAGCAGGACGCCTACCGCGACCGGCTGGCGCTGCGGGCGCACCGGCGGGTCTTCGATGAGCACCTCTACCGGCACCGGGTCGACACCGTGCTGGCGAGCACCGGCGTGGCCGCGCGCGAGCCGGACCGGTCGCTCTCCGCGGTCGTGGCGACGATGCGCCCGCACGAGCTGGAGCGGGTCGCGGCCAACCTCGCCCGGCAGCGGCACACCGACCGTGAGCTCGTGCTGGTCACGCACGGCTTCGAGGCGCCCGCGGGGCTGGTCGAGCGGTGGCGCGACGAGCACGGGCTGGAGGCGGTGACGGTCGTGCCGGCCGAGGGCGGGCTGACCCTCGGCGCCTGCATGAACCTCGGCGTCGCGGCGGCCTCCGGGCGGTACGTGACGAAGATGGACGACGACAACTACTACGGCCCGGGCTACCTGCAGGACCTGGTGCGCGCCTTCGACTACACCGACGCCGCCGTGGTCGGGAAGTGGGCCCACCACGTGCACCTCGCCGCGACCGACGCGACCGTGCTGCGCTTCGCCCACGCCGAGCACCGCTACACCCGGCTGGTCCAGGGCGGGACGATCATGACCGCGCGGGACACGCTCGCCGACATCCCCTTCCGGGACATGCCGCGGGCGGTGGACACCACCTTCCTCGAGGCCGTGCACGAGGCCGGGGGTCGGGTCTACTCGGCCGACCGCTTCGAGTACGTCTCGCGGCGGGCGGCGAGCACCGAGGGGCACACCTGGGGGATCGGCGACCTGGAGCTGCTCAGCCGCTCCTCGCAGCTGCTCTTCTACGGCGACCCCACCGCCCACGTCACCGTCTGA
- a CDS encoding GlsB/YeaQ/YmgE family stress response membrane protein yields MITTVLGAIIGGAIIGALARLVLPGKQSISVLVTIILGILGSLVGSWLVYQLGYDNENGGFEIIPFFAGVAVAALLIVAYGSLIGRKQT; encoded by the coding sequence GTGATCACAACCGTCCTCGGCGCGATCATCGGCGGCGCGATCATCGGCGCCCTGGCGCGGCTGGTGCTGCCCGGCAAGCAGAGCATCTCGGTGCTCGTCACCATCATCCTCGGCATCCTCGGCTCGCTCGTCGGCTCCTGGCTGGTCTACCAGCTCGGCTACGACAACGAGAACGGCGGCTTCGAGATCATCCCGTTCTTCGCGGGGGTCGCGGTCGCCGCGCTGCTCATCGTCGCCTACGGCTCGCTGATCGGTCGCAAGCAGACCTGA
- a CDS encoding ferritin-like fold-containing protein, whose protein sequence is MDDDAPTSAPAADLGDREREGVIELLGAISYGAIAGFTRLAADSELSDDLGLKRALAGMAVTEFHNHEALVAHIEQLGGEPNAAMDPFREAFDAFHRRTRPRDLVEGLVKAYIGDGIANDFFLEIARYVDPESRAIIERAAAKDTDTEVIVEAVRSRIRANRRLAGPLALWGRRLVGEALTQGQVVAGQREALAELVLGLSHDRPGADLAEMAQIMERLTDAHQRRMGRLGLHA, encoded by the coding sequence ATGGACGACGACGCCCCGACCAGCGCACCCGCCGCGGACCTCGGCGACCGGGAACGGGAAGGGGTGATCGAGCTCCTCGGGGCCATCTCCTACGGCGCCATCGCCGGCTTCACCCGGCTGGCCGCAGACAGCGAGCTCTCCGACGACCTCGGGCTGAAGCGCGCGCTGGCCGGGATGGCGGTCACCGAGTTCCACAACCACGAGGCGCTGGTGGCGCACATCGAGCAGCTCGGCGGCGAGCCGAACGCGGCGATGGACCCCTTCCGGGAGGCCTTCGACGCCTTCCACCGGCGCACCCGACCGCGCGACCTCGTCGAGGGGTTGGTCAAGGCCTACATCGGGGACGGCATCGCCAACGACTTCTTCCTCGAGATCGCGCGCTACGTCGACCCGGAGAGCCGGGCGATCATCGAGCGGGCGGCGGCCAAGGACACCGACACCGAGGTCATCGTCGAGGCGGTGCGCAGCCGGATCCGGGCGAACCGACGGCTGGCCGGGCCGCTGGCGCTGTGGGGCCGCCGGCTGGTCGGCGAGGCGCTGACCCAGGGGCAGGTCGTCGCCGGCCAGCGCGAGGCCCTGGCCGAGCTTGTGCTGGGGCTGAGCCACGACCGCCCGGGCGCGGACCTGGCCGAGATGGCCCAGATCATGGAGCGGCTCACCGACGCCCACCAGCGGCGGATGGGGCGGCTGGGCCTGCACGCCTGA